In Treponema rectale, a single genomic region encodes these proteins:
- a CDS encoding thioredoxin family protein, producing MKLKKIFKLISAAVILLSAAGCSKKQKVPELVWQTDFEAAKKIAAENNKGIMFLFTGSDWDRYSNKFKKNVVESEQFLIKYADDFVFLNFDFAEREFNAAYLPKNDSQEEADRIEKAQKDFAERDYIARDIYSVNQYPTVLFLSQEGWYFDSVIYTDETSTFTGFEKACHSAQIEKLSSLAEKVRKSSGIEKAEAINELYEATPAIYLAPLRDLIASYPEYDPENKTGNLGKFEQAKAYFDAYDELVHGRDAAAVYVTVAENKDNHLSEAERQNMYFMAALVELQEGKDTGSYDYGAIVDYLQKAYDCDPNNEIGPDILYQLEKARQQYKAQTK from the coding sequence ATGAAATTAAAGAAAATTTTTAAACTTATAAGTGCAGCAGTAATTCTTTTGAGTGCTGCCGGCTGTTCAAAAAAACAGAAAGTCCCGGAACTTGTATGGCAGACAGATTTTGAAGCTGCAAAAAAGATTGCTGCAGAAAATAATAAAGGCATTATGTTTTTATTTACAGGTTCAGACTGGGACCGTTACAGCAATAAGTTTAAAAAGAATGTTGTTGAATCAGAACAGTTTCTTATAAAATATGCAGATGATTTTGTATTCCTGAATTTTGATTTTGCAGAAAGGGAATTTAATGCGGCATATCTTCCAAAAAATGATTCTCAGGAAGAAGCAGACCGTATAGAAAAAGCACAGAAAGATTTTGCAGAAAGAGATTATATTGCCCGTGATATTTATAGCGTAAACCAGTATCCGACAGTTCTTTTTTTAAGTCAGGAAGGCTGGTATTTTGATTCTGTTATTTACACGGATGAAACTTCTACGTTTACAGGTTTTGAAAAAGCCTGTCATTCAGCTCAGATAGAAAAGCTTTCTTCTCTTGCAGAAAAAGTCCGTAAGTCTTCAGGAATAGAAAAGGCAGAAGCAATTAATGAACTTTATGAAGCGACACCGGCAATATATCTTGCTCCGTTGCGGGATCTTATAGCTTCATATCCTGAATATGATCCGGAAAACAAAACAGGTAATCTCGGTAAGTTTGAACAGGCAAAGGCATATTTTGATGCTTATGATGAACTTGTTCACGGAAGGGATGCTGCTGCTGTTTATGTAACAGTTGCAGAAAATAAAGACAATCATCTTTCTGAAGCAGAACGTCAGAATATGTATTTTATGGCAGCTCTTGTAGAACTTCAGGAAGGAAAAGATACAGGAAGTTATGATTACGGCGCAATAGTTGATTATCTTCAGAAAGCATATGACTGTGATCCGAATAATGAGATTGGACCAGATATTCTTTATCAGCTTGAAAAAGCAAGACAGCAGTATAAAGCTCAAACAAAATAG
- a CDS encoding phosphatidylserine decarboxylase, whose product MAANDKSVEFLYGTKFGRMLLEFALAIRIPKLLGAFLRSPLSRFYIKKFIAKNGINMDAWPDVKFKTFNDFFTRKKEITFDSEPSHFISPSDSLLSVYDIKPDSTFFIKGADYSISDFLQNSELEKKFDGGLCLVFRLCATDYHRYCYIDDGHIDDNHFIPGKLYSVQPLPLEKFRVFTKNRRSWAVLHTRNFGDIAQIEVGAFSVGGIINHDSNADFKKGSEKGYFDLHGSTIVLLIQKDKVELLEEVKAATAGDKEYRVKCGQFIGTAK is encoded by the coding sequence ATGGCAGCAAACGATAAATCTGTTGAATTTTTATACGGAACTAAATTCGGAAGAATGCTTCTTGAATTTGCACTGGCAATACGCATTCCAAAATTGCTGGGGGCTTTTTTAAGAAGTCCGCTTTCAAGATTTTACATCAAGAAATTTATTGCTAAAAACGGCATTAACATGGATGCCTGGCCTGATGTAAAATTCAAAACCTTCAACGACTTCTTTACTCGAAAAAAAGAAATTACTTTTGACAGCGAACCGTCCCACTTTATCAGTCCAAGTGACAGTCTGCTCAGTGTATACGATATAAAACCGGACAGTACTTTTTTTATAAAAGGTGCCGATTATTCAATCAGTGATTTTCTGCAGAATTCTGAACTTGAAAAAAAATTCGACGGCGGACTTTGTCTTGTTTTCAGACTCTGCGCTACAGATTATCACCGCTACTGCTACATTGATGACGGTCATATTGATGACAATCATTTTATTCCCGGAAAACTCTACAGCGTACAGCCGCTGCCTCTTGAAAAGTTCCGGGTGTTTACAAAAAACAGACGTTCCTGGGCTGTACTTCACACCAGAAATTTTGGTGATATTGCACAGATAGAAGTAGGAGCCTTCAGCGTTGGCGGAATTATAAATCATGATTCAAATGCAGACTTTAAGAAAGGTTCTGAAAAAGGATACTTTGACCTTCACGGTTCAACAATTGTTCTTTTAATTCAGAAAGATAAAGTTGAACTGCTTGAGGAAGTAAAAGCTGCAACTGCCGGTGATAAAGAATACCGCGTAAAATGCGGTCAGTTCATCGGTACTGCAAAATAG
- a CDS encoding hemolysin family protein, translating into MNDVLMIVCPVLAEILLLFCGAFFASTETAYTAISRITVRQMIKDNEKHAKRVQVLKNNLDRLISTVLIGTNFVTALASSLATAFTLKVAGAAYVSYGTAVISIFIIIFTEVLPKTYAAVKTKETAQMSAVPVSVIQVLIFPIVWIFSQLTKFIELTEKIFIKKKRPIITEEEFKTLLELGENEGTLETDQKRMLDRIFEFSDLTVHGIMKHRSLIKYVNIENTLEEVIKVFADSGYSRIPVYEGTPENIVGVLHYKAVLFADEFITKSKDFIKICMRPVLFVPETFSAEDLLKTFKREHNNFAVAVDEYGSMAGIVTMDDILREVFGRMTDEYGSSELSPESRVTVISSTEFLVPGDLKIDDVNEVLNLNLDSSYFDTLGGWLLERFGELPSIGAVYKKDGVLYMVEDQSARRIQSVRIKFIGNYFAVPMN; encoded by the coding sequence ATGAATGATGTACTTATGATAGTCTGTCCTGTACTTGCAGAAATCCTTCTTCTCTTTTGCGGCGCATTTTTTGCTTCGACAGAAACTGCCTATACTGCCATTTCAAGAATTACAGTAAGGCAGATGATTAAGGATAATGAAAAACATGCAAAGCGCGTTCAGGTTTTAAAAAATAATCTTGACCGTTTGATTTCTACAGTTCTTATAGGAACAAATTTTGTAACGGCTCTGGCTTCTTCTCTGGCAACGGCTTTTACTTTAAAAGTTGCGGGAGCAGCTTATGTTTCTTATGGAACGGCTGTGATAAGTATTTTTATAATTATTTTTACAGAGGTTCTTCCAAAAACTTATGCGGCTGTAAAAACTAAAGAGACTGCACAGATGAGTGCTGTTCCGGTTTCTGTAATTCAGGTTCTGATTTTTCCGATAGTATGGATTTTTTCTCAGCTTACAAAATTTATTGAACTTACAGAAAAAATCTTTATTAAGAAAAAGCGTCCGATTATTACTGAGGAGGAATTTAAAACACTTCTCGAACTTGGAGAAAATGAAGGTACTCTTGAAACGGATCAGAAGAGAATGCTTGACCGTATTTTTGAATTTTCAGATCTTACGGTTCACGGAATCATGAAGCACCGTTCTCTGATAAAATACGTTAACATAGAAAATACTCTTGAAGAAGTAATTAAAGTTTTTGCTGACTCAGGATATTCCCGCATCCCGGTTTATGAAGGAACGCCTGAAAATATTGTAGGTGTGCTTCATTATAAAGCTGTTCTTTTTGCAGATGAATTCATTACGAAAAGTAAGGATTTTATTAAAATCTGCATGCGCCCGGTTCTGTTTGTTCCTGAAACCTTTTCTGCAGAAGATTTGCTTAAAACCTTTAAGCGCGAGCATAACAATTTTGCTGTAGCTGTTGATGAGTATGGCAGTATGGCAGGAATCGTTACGATGGACGATATACTTAGGGAAGTTTTTGGACGTATGACGGATGAATACGGCAGTTCAGAACTTTCTCCTGAAAGTAGAGTTACTGTAATCAGCTCTACGGAATTTCTTGTTCCCGGTGATCTTAAAATTGATGATGTAAATGAAGTTTTAAATCTTAATCTGGACAGTTCTTACTTTGATACCTTAGGCGGATGGCTGCTGGAGCGTTTTGGTGAATTACCTAGCATAGGCGCTGTGTATAAAAAAGACGGCGTGCTTTATATGGTAGAAGACCAGAGTGCACGCCGCATTCAAAGTGTTAGAATTAAATTTATCGGAAACTATTTTGCAGTACCGATGAACTGA
- a CDS encoding CDP-alcohol phosphatidyltransferase family protein, whose protein sequence is MLGVYNYTVILTYLGMLFSFAGIHFVFSEMDRSFILALLCLMVSAVMDMFDGKVASTKKDRTPSEKLFGIQIDSMADIISYGVFPSLIVYKLATLSEFKSAHPSGKYVVICICAAYLLCALIRLSYFNVEEMERQTQTDECRHEYRGLPVTSIALILPFVFIVSYFSGSSEPPVVPCAFLLAVMGLAFITPFKLIKPLFIGKIIMIIIGLMELVLLLCGKAYIRESKTDHNNPSAPQQSLIWDSKVHPETVDETVLEQIPVTEAEVEN, encoded by the coding sequence ATGTTAGGTGTTTACAATTATACAGTTATTCTTACTTATTTAGGAATGCTTTTTTCTTTTGCAGGAATACATTTTGTTTTTTCTGAAATGGACAGAAGCTTTATTCTTGCTCTTCTTTGTCTTATGGTTTCCGCCGTTATGGATATGTTTGACGGCAAAGTTGCTTCAACAAAAAAAGACAGAACTCCAAGTGAGAAATTATTCGGCATTCAGATTGATTCCATGGCAGACATCATCAGTTACGGAGTTTTCCCTTCTCTGATTGTTTATAAGCTTGCAACCCTTTCTGAATTTAAATCAGCACATCCAAGCGGAAAATACGTTGTAATCTGCATCTGTGCTGCATATCTTTTATGTGCCCTTATCCGTCTTTCTTACTTTAATGTTGAAGAAATGGAACGCCAGACTCAGACAGATGAATGCCGCCATGAATACCGCGGTCTTCCTGTAACAAGCATTGCTCTTATTCTTCCATTCGTATTTATCGTAAGTTATTTTTCCGGTTCATCAGAACCACCTGTTGTTCCATGTGCCTTCCTTCTTGCCGTAATGGGACTTGCATTCATTACACCGTTTAAGCTTATAAAGCCGCTTTTCATCGGTAAAATAATCATGATCATCATAGGACTCATGGAACTTGTACTTCTTCTCTGCGGCAAAGCATACATCCGTGAATCAAAAACTGATCATAATAATCCTTCTGCTCCACAGCAAAGCTTAATCTGGGACTCAAAAGTTCATCCGGAAACTGTTGACGAAACAGTTTTAGAACAGATCCCAGTAACTGAAGCTGAAGTGGAAAACTAA
- a CDS encoding phosphoribosylformylglycinamidine synthase yields MYRIYVERKDGFQNEANRIYSEITGFLGISGVTGVRYFNRYDIENVADEVAKAAAVRIFSEPQSDTVTFEKLEVPSGVTEIIWEYLPGQYDQRADSAAQCLSLLREGMKNSTKVGTEPPRVHCAKIVFLEGAVSASDVEKIQHYLINPVDSRLTDDVKPETLEMKAEVPADIPTVAGFVSLNDADLESYRKELGLAMDFADIKFLQDYFKSINRDPTITEIRVLDTYWSDHCRHTTFLTQLDEVKVENGPYQDLFLRSLQNYNILRTDLYKDRTDKPVTLMDMACIGAKFLRAHGKLDDLEVSAEINACSVYIDVHVTENSSEEKVERWLLQFKNETHNHPTEIEPFGGAATCIGGAIRDPLSGRSWVYQALRVTGAGDPTVPVNETLKGKLPQMKLTREAAQGFSSYGNQIGLTTGQVAEIYHPGFLAKRMELGAVIAAAPADQVMREEPEAGDVVILLGGGTGRDGIGGATGSSKVHDVKSVTTAAAEVQKGNAVEERKIQRLFRNKDVCRMIRRSNDFGAGGVSVAVGELAPGLDINLDNVPKKYEGLDGTELAISESQERMAVVVRKGDVEKFIKFCNDENLNAVVVAEVTDTDKLVMKWRGKTIVELDRSFLDAAGAPHHAVASIESPDVQEKSPLTNPLDSVKKILDDDKDSPDLKAAWLADMNDLACCSQRGLCERFDGSIGSSSVLFPFGGKYQGTPEAGMAAKIPVVSPKETSTVSLMTYGYDPRVAQWSPWHGAQTAVLSSLAKIACLGGKPECSRLTFQEFFGRAVSEKTWGYPAAALLGSIDAQIAMGTGSIGGKDSMSGTFENLNVPHTLVSFAVDTDDVKNITSGSFKKAGSSVYLVTVPYTKQLAPEWEVFKKNAAVLYKLNSDKKISAMYPVQAGGIAEAVTKMALGNRIGVELDEIPLSATCTGIEKSAGAEDLFTPLYGSIIVETTTAFENEAFETGTVFKIGSTIDSAKIVIEDVEISLDEINGVWEEKLSKVFPPVSGAKPQPSLPGFAKKIHKSLKKERKSFTPIVSSARPKVIIPAFPGTNCEYDMARAFNLNGAETKILVFKNRTPEDLTESLNAFKKEIDDSQIIAFPGGFSVGDEPDGSGKFIANVIREGRIADSIMNLLKNRDGLVLGICNGFQALIKTGLVPYGEIREPSEDMPTLTFNKIGRHISRIVRTRVVSAATPWAMDESVLDERNHLIPISHGEGRIVIDAAFAKKLFKNGQVFSQYVDENGKPSIYEPDNPNGSYFAIEGLVSPDGHVLGKMGHNERTMGLCSDGSSNDIIKNVTWDGANETSCENIFRAGVRYFK; encoded by the coding sequence ATGTACCGCATATACGTAGAAAGAAAGGACGGATTTCAGAACGAGGCAAATCGTATTTACTCTGAAATCACAGGTTTTTTGGGCATATCTGGTGTTACAGGTGTGCGTTACTTTAATCGTTATGACATTGAAAATGTTGCTGACGAAGTTGCAAAAGCTGCGGCTGTTCGTATCTTTTCTGAACCTCAGAGTGATACAGTAACTTTTGAAAAGCTTGAGGTTCCGTCTGGTGTGACTGAGATTATCTGGGAATATCTTCCAGGTCAGTATGATCAGCGTGCCGACAGTGCTGCCCAGTGTCTTTCTCTTCTGCGTGAAGGCATGAAGAATTCTACGAAGGTCGGAACAGAACCGCCTCGTGTTCATTGTGCTAAGATTGTCTTCCTTGAGGGAGCGGTGTCTGCTTCTGATGTTGAGAAGATTCAGCACTATCTTATAAATCCAGTTGATTCACGACTGACTGATGATGTTAAGCCTGAAACACTTGAAATGAAAGCCGAAGTTCCGGCAGACATTCCGACTGTTGCAGGCTTTGTTTCTTTAAATGACGCAGACCTTGAATCTTACAGAAAGGAACTTGGTCTTGCCATGGATTTTGCAGACATAAAATTCCTTCAGGATTATTTCAAATCTATTAACAGGGATCCTACAATTACAGAGATTCGTGTTCTTGATACATACTGGTCTGATCACTGCCGCCATACAACATTCCTTACTCAGCTTGATGAAGTAAAGGTAGAAAATGGTCCGTATCAGGATCTGTTCCTTCGTTCCCTTCAGAATTACAATATTCTCAGGACAGACCTTTATAAAGACAGGACAGATAAACCTGTTACCCTGATGGATATGGCATGTATCGGAGCAAAGTTCCTTCGTGCACACGGAAAGCTTGATGATCTTGAAGTAAGTGCAGAAATAAATGCCTGTTCCGTTTATATTGATGTTCATGTTACAGAAAATTCTTCTGAAGAAAAGGTTGAACGCTGGCTTCTTCAGTTTAAGAATGAAACTCATAATCATCCTACAGAAATTGAACCTTTTGGTGGTGCAGCAACTTGTATCGGTGGAGCAATCCGTGATCCTTTAAGCGGACGTTCCTGGGTTTATCAGGCACTTCGCGTAACAGGGGCAGGAGATCCGACAGTTCCTGTAAATGAAACTCTTAAAGGTAAGCTGCCTCAGATGAAACTTACCCGTGAAGCAGCTCAGGGATTCTCTTCTTACGGAAATCAGATTGGTCTTACAACAGGACAGGTTGCAGAAATTTATCATCCGGGCTTCCTTGCAAAGCGCATGGAACTTGGTGCTGTAATTGCAGCTGCTCCGGCAGATCAGGTTATGAGGGAAGAGCCGGAAGCTGGTGATGTAGTAATCCTTCTTGGTGGTGGAACTGGCCGTGACGGTATTGGCGGTGCAACAGGTTCTTCAAAAGTACATGATGTAAAATCAGTAACAACTGCTGCTGCTGAAGTTCAGAAAGGTAATGCAGTTGAAGAGCGCAAGATTCAGAGACTGTTCCGCAATAAAGATGTATGCCGCATGATCCGCCGTTCAAATGACTTTGGAGCAGGTGGAGTTTCCGTTGCTGTTGGTGAACTTGCACCGGGACTTGATATTAATCTTGATAATGTTCCAAAAAAATATGAAGGTCTTGACGGTACTGAACTTGCAATATCAGAAAGTCAGGAACGTATGGCTGTCGTAGTCCGCAAGGGTGACGTAGAAAAGTTCATTAAGTTCTGTAATGATGAAAACTTAAATGCCGTAGTAGTTGCAGAAGTTACTGATACAGACAAGCTTGTAATGAAATGGCGTGGAAAGACAATTGTTGAGCTTGACCGTTCATTCCTTGATGCAGCAGGTGCTCCTCATCATGCCGTTGCTTCCATTGAATCTCCAGATGTTCAGGAAAAATCTCCGTTGACAAATCCACTGGACAGTGTAAAGAAGATTCTTGATGATGATAAAGATTCTCCTGATTTAAAGGCAGCATGGCTTGCTGATATGAATGATCTTGCCTGCTGTTCTCAGCGCGGTCTGTGTGAACGCTTTGACGGTTCAATCGGTTCATCATCAGTATTGTTCCCGTTTGGCGGAAAGTATCAGGGTACTCCGGAAGCAGGTATGGCAGCAAAGATTCCTGTTGTATCTCCAAAAGAAACTTCTACGGTCAGCCTTATGACTTACGGTTATGATCCTCGTGTTGCACAGTGGTCTCCGTGGCATGGTGCTCAGACAGCAGTTCTTTCTTCTCTTGCAAAGATTGCCTGTCTTGGTGGAAAGCCGGAATGTTCACGTCTTACTTTCCAGGAATTTTTCGGTCGTGCAGTTAGTGAAAAAACCTGGGGATATCCTGCAGCAGCATTACTTGGTTCAATAGATGCACAGATTGCTATGGGAACAGGTTCCATCGGCGGTAAAGATTCAATGTCTGGAACTTTTGAAAATCTTAATGTTCCGCATACTCTTGTTTCCTTTGCAGTTGATACAGATGATGTAAAGAATATAACCAGCGGTTCTTTTAAGAAGGCTGGTTCTTCAGTTTATCTTGTTACAGTTCCATATACAAAACAACTTGCTCCGGAATGGGAAGTATTCAAAAAGAATGCAGCTGTTCTTTATAAACTGAATTCTGATAAAAAGATAAGTGCAATGTATCCGGTTCAGGCAGGCGGTATTGCAGAAGCCGTTACAAAGATGGCATTAGGAAACAGAATCGGTGTTGAACTTGATGAAATTCCTTTAAGTGCAACCTGTACGGGAATAGAAAAATCTGCCGGTGCAGAAGATCTGTTTACTCCACTTTATGGTTCGATAATTGTAGAAACAACAACAGCTTTTGAAAACGAAGCTTTTGAAACAGGAACAGTATTCAAGATTGGTTCTACTATTGATTCTGCAAAGATTGTAATCGAAGATGTAGAAATTTCTCTTGATGAAATTAATGGTGTCTGGGAAGAAAAACTCAGTAAGGTATTCCCTCCTGTTTCCGGGGCAAAACCACAGCCGTCACTTCCTGGCTTTGCAAAGAAGATACATAAGTCTCTGAAGAAAGAACGTAAGTCATTTACACCGATTGTTTCTTCTGCAAGACCAAAAGTTATTATTCCGGCATTCCCTGGAACAAACTGTGAATACGATATGGCCCGTGCATTCAATCTTAATGGGGCTGAGACAAAAATACTTGTCTTCAAAAACCGTACACCGGAAGATCTGACAGAAAGCCTCAATGCCTTTAAGAAAGAAATTGATGATTCACAGATTATTGCATTCCCTGGTGGATTCAGTGTTGGTGATGAACCTGATGGTTCAGGAAAGTTTATTGCCAACGTTATCCGTGAAGGACGTATTGCAGACAGCATCATGAATCTTCTTAAGAATCGTGACGGTCTTGTTCTTGGTATCTGTAACGGTTTCCAGGCTCTTATAAAGACAGGTCTTGTTCCTTATGGAGAAATCCGTGAACCTTCAGAAGACATGCCGACTCTTACGTTTAACAAAATCGGCCGTCACATCAGCCGCATAGTTCGTACGAGAGTTGTAAGTGCCGCAACCCCATGGGCTATGGATGAAAGTGTTCTTGATGAAAGAAATCATCTTATTCCGATAAGTCACGGAGAAGGCCGTATCGTAATCGATGCAGCTTTTGCAAAGAAACTGTTTAAGAACGGACAGGTTTTCTCTCAGTATGTAGACGAAAACGGTAAGCCGTCAATTTATGAACCGGATAATCCTAACGGAAGTTATTTTGCAATAGAAGGTCTTGTAAGTCCTGACGGTCATGTTCTTGGAAAGATGGGTCATAATGAACGTACAATGGGACTTTGCTCAGACGGTTCAAGTAATGACATTATTAAGAACGTTACCTGGGACGGAGCAAACGAAACTTCATGCGAAAATATTTTCCGTGCAGGCGTACGTTACTTTAAATAA
- a CDS encoding hemolysin family protein, whose translation MILVFVAIGLILLSMIFSATESAFLAANKLRIRFLRDQKNKAAVRVWKLLSDKERLINTLLVANDIVNISLSSILAYISIKLFGSAGVGIATFISTLILLVFGEISPKTFATHHPEPIAFFFSGFVVFLEIILYPFVSVFSAFSRFILKIFKVQTNEKKVSFTEDEIKTFIDVSGEHGVLEKSEKTMMHKVFKFSDLEAKDIMIPRKEIKAISVNENYKNVVEFSERFRLSRFPVYKKDIDDIVGILYVKDLLFYKNCVEEFSVEKVMRPPLFILETKKMSSIQQMLTENHQSMAVVIDEYSGTNGVLTTEDIAREIFGPIADEYKPYAKRVDVVINNKKNTEVNGLSRLTDINEQLNIKLYSKNCETIGGYISEVLGHIPEEGEGITKENYRFTVTKMDDKRVSAVLIRSLGAENE comes from the coding sequence ATGATACTTGTTTTTGTTGCAATTGGTTTAATTCTTCTCTCGATGATTTTTTCTGCAACAGAAAGTGCTTTTCTTGCAGCAAATAAACTTCGCATCCGTTTTTTACGGGATCAGAAAAATAAAGCGGCTGTCAGAGTGTGGAAGCTTCTCAGTGATAAAGAGAGGCTTATAAACACTCTGCTGGTTGCTAACGATATAGTTAATATTTCCCTGTCATCAATTCTTGCATATATTTCGATAAAGCTTTTCGGCAGTGCCGGTGTGGGAATTGCGACTTTTATATCTACGCTTATTCTTTTAGTGTTCGGAGAGATTTCTCCAAAAACTTTTGCAACTCATCATCCGGAACCGATTGCTTTTTTTTTCAGCGGATTTGTCGTTTTTCTTGAAATAATTCTGTATCCTTTTGTTTCTGTTTTTTCTGCTTTTTCAAGATTTATTCTAAAGATTTTTAAAGTTCAGACTAACGAAAAGAAAGTTTCGTTTACGGAAGATGAGATAAAAACATTTATTGATGTCAGCGGTGAACATGGTGTGCTTGAAAAAAGCGAAAAGACCATGATGCATAAGGTTTTTAAATTTAGTGACCTTGAAGCTAAAGACATTATGATTCCCCGAAAAGAAATAAAGGCTATTTCTGTTAATGAAAATTATAAAAATGTTGTTGAGTTTTCAGAAAGGTTCAGACTTTCCAGATTTCCGGTTTATAAAAAAGATATAGATGATATCGTAGGAATTCTTTACGTCAAAGATTTGCTTTTTTATAAAAACTGTGTAGAGGAATTTTCTGTTGAAAAGGTCATGCGTCCGCCCCTTTTTATTCTTGAGACAAAAAAAATGTCTTCAATTCAGCAGATGCTTACGGAAAATCATCAGAGTATGGCAGTTGTTATAGATGAATATTCCGGAACAAATGGAGTTCTTACAACAGAAGATATTGCCCGCGAAATATTCGGTCCAATTGCAGATGAATATAAACCTTATGCAAAAAGAGTTGATGTTGTAATTAACAATAAAAAAAATACGGAAGTAAACGGACTGTCCCGGCTTACGGATATTAATGAACAGCTGAACATAAAGCTTTATTCAAAAAACTGTGAGACAATCGGAGGTTATATTTCTGAAGTTCTCGGACATATACCTGAAGAAGGAGAAGGCATCACAAAAGAAAATTACAGGTTTACGGTTACAAAGATGGATGACAAGCGGGTCTCTGCAGTTTTAATAAGGAGTTTGGGAGCAGAAAATGAATGA